The Chlorogloeopsis sp. ULAP01 sequence TGCCCAAAATTATTCTCATAGGGCATAATTACTCTAAAATTTATTTGTTCAATTTCAAAACTTAATTATATTATTCTGCAATCAGAATGAGAATTATATCTTCAATACTATAAACTGGATAAAAATAAATATTTTTAAGGCTAATTAGAAGAGTTCAGCCACTAATTTATTGTCCTGCATGAATGTGTAATGACTCTGGCAGCAAGAGAGAATAGTTAAGCCTTTATATTTCTTCATTTAACTATACGGGAAAACTCACACCCAGTCAGTGTCTTTGCTTATGACGAAATAAGTACACAGAGAGACGCCAATAGACCTTGTTTTTGCTCTTTTTAAGAAAGGTGAGCAGGTGGAGGAAAACCCATATGATTAAAAATACTACTCCTAGACAAGATATTTCCCCAAATAGACGTAATCCATTGCCTCTTTTAATAACTGGCTTATTGCTCGGTTTGATTATTGGTGCTCCGCTAGGGTGGTTTAGTCACCAGCTTTTCTTTCGATACCGCTCGGCTCAGGTTCTATTGTGCCGCCAACAACACTTTGGACAACCAGAAGTCGAACTGCAACGTTTATGTGGCTCTTTATATTAAGTATTAGGAGTAGCAATACAGTAACGAAACATAGATCTACTATGGTTCTGCTCAACCAATTCCAATAGCAAGCAGTTCCGCAAATCTCAAGCTAACTTACGTGATCGCATTCGCGAAGTGTGAGCGCCCTCGCCGTGCGATCGCCTACCTCTTTGTATTTCTACAGCACCAAAAGAACTAGACAAAACCCTAGTAGCAAATTTTTCATACAAATTTCTAAATTACGGTGGGTGAGAATTGAATTTTGTACTAACATGGCAAGCGAGAATAGAATTCGGTAATAGTGTTTGTTTGTGGTATTGATGGGCTTTAACCTTTTGATATTGGCAGGCTTTTCTCCGAAATCTACATCTCCACACACTCATGATTTTGGAGAAAATCTATGTCAGTTTATGTAGGCAACCTCTCTTATGAAGTCACAGAAGAGGCTTTGAATGAGGTTTTTACAGAATATGGTTCTGTGAAAAGAGTTCAGTTGCCAGTTGATCGTGAAACCGGTCGTGTACGTGGCTTTGCTTTTGTAGAAATGAGTTCAGAAGCTGAAGAACTCGCTGCCATTGATGCGCTTGATGGTGCTGAGTGGATGGGTCGTGACTTGAAGGTTAATAAAGCGAAACCTAAGTCAGATGGTGGTTCTTTCGGTGGTAGACGCGGAAATAATGGTGGAGGATACTCTCGCCGCTACTAAATTTTGTTTTCAAAATTTAGCTTTTATTTCTCTTGGGCAGAGTAAGTGTCTGCCCTTTTTTATTCTTCCGACTACCTCTACCAGTTAAATTATTGAGGAGAAAGCGAATGACTCAAATCGTAGTGGGCGAAAATGAGGGACTTGAGTCAGCTTTACGTCGATTTAAACGGCAAGTTTCCAAAGCGGGAATTATGCCTGACGTAAGAAAACATCGTCACTTTGAAACACCTCTAGAAAAAAATAAGCGTAAAGCCAAAGCAATTGCTAACTCCAAGCGCTACAAGAAACGTTTCCGCAGTTAGCCAAAGTAA is a genomic window containing:
- a CDS encoding RNA-binding protein, with translation MSVYVGNLSYEVTEEALNEVFTEYGSVKRVQLPVDRETGRVRGFAFVEMSSEAEELAAIDALDGAEWMGRDLKVNKAKPKSDGGSFGGRRGNNGGGYSRRY
- the rpsU gene encoding 30S ribosomal protein S21; the encoded protein is MTQIVVGENEGLESALRRFKRQVSKAGIMPDVRKHRHFETPLEKNKRKAKAIANSKRYKKRFRS